A genomic stretch from Salarias fasciatus chromosome 18, fSalaFa1.1, whole genome shotgun sequence includes:
- the slc6a9 gene encoding sodium- and chloride-dependent glycine transporter 1 isoform X2, with protein MEEKQFAGILNGAVPGEPVKKDENSRRGNWGNQIEFVLTSVGYAVGLGNVWRFPYLCYRNGGGAFMLPYFIMLVFCGIPLFFLELSFGQFASLGCLGVWKISPMFKGVGYGMMVVSTYIGIYYNVVICIAFYYFFMSMTNLLPWTYCNNPWNTPDCSGVVGTGSQLNGSLTNATSTLVAGVSEVVNRSKRTSPSEEYWKHYVLNISDDIGNFGEVRLPILGCLAISWFVVFLCLIRGVKSSGKVVYFTATFPYVVLTILFIRGITLDGAINGIKYYLTPQWQKVLDAKVWGDAASQIFYSLGCAWGGLITMASYNKFHNNCFRDSIIISITNCATSVYAGFVIFSILGFMAHHLNVPVSEVADHGPGLAFVAYPEALTLLPISPLWSLLFFFMLILLGLGTQFCLLETLVTAIVDEIGTDWIIRNKTVVTLSVAIVGFLLGVPLTTQAGIYWLLLMDNYAASFSLVIISCIMCICIMYIYGHTNYFKDVEMMLGFPPPLFFKVCWRFISPVIISFILIFTVIQYKPITYNDYIYPGWSLAIGFSMALSSVICIPIYALYKISRSPGATFRERLKYACRSHPKWGPALQEHRTGRYAPMASEDTVEARPLKEREELKEEQKEKEEEKEKEREKEKERKDEISLTIQGSNGSTNTHNNPNPSA; from the exons AACGGAGCAGTTCCTGGAGAGCCAGTGAAGAAGGATGAAAACTCCCGAAGAGGGAACTGGGGCAACCAGATCGAGTTTGTCCTCACCAGCGTGGGCTACGCTGTGGGCCTCGGCAACGTCTGGAGGTTTCCTTACCTCTGCTACAGAAATGGAGGAG GCGCCTTCATGCTACCGTACTTCATCATGCTGGTGTTCTGCGGCATCCCGCTCTTCTTCCTCGAGCTTTCCTtcggacagttcgccagtctgggGTGTCTGGGAGTCTGGAAGATCAGCCCCATGTTCaaag GTGTCGGCTACGGCATGATGGTGGTGTCCACCTACATTGGAATCTATTACAACGTGGTCATCTGCATCGCTTTCTACTACTTTTTCATGTCCATGACAAACCTGCTGCCGTGGACGTACTGCAACAACCCCTGGAACACGCCCGACTGCAGCGGGGTGGTGGGCACCGGCTCCCAGCTCAACGGCAGCCTGACCAACgccacctccaccctggtcgCGGGGGTGTCCGAGGTGGTCAACCGCTCCAAGAGGACCAGCCCCAGTGAGGAGTACTGGAA ACATTATGTGTTGAACATCTCCGATGATATTGGAAACTTCGGGGAGGTTCGTCTGCCCATCCTGGGCTGCCTGGCTATATCCTGGTTTGTCGTCTTCCTCTGTCTTATCAGGGGTGTTAAATCATCCGGAAAG GTGGTGTATTTCACAGCCACCTTCCCCTACGTGGTTCTGACCATCCTGTTCATCCGTGGAATCACCCTGGATGGGGCCATTAACGGCATCAAGTACTACTTGACTCCGCAGTGGCAGAAAGTCCTCGATGCAAAG GTTTGGGGAGATGCAGCCTCACAGATCTTCTACTCCCTGGGCTGTGCCTGGGGTGGTCTCATTACCATGGCTTCCTATAATAAGTTTCACAACAACTGTTTCAG AGACAGCATCATCATCAGTATAACCAACTGTGCGACCAGCGTTTATGCCGGCTTCGTCATCTTCTCCATTCTGGGCTTCATGGCACATCACCTGAACGTCCCCGTGTCAGAGGTGGCCGACCACGGCCCGGGACTGGCGTTCGTGGCCTACCCCGAAGCGCTCACACTGCTCCCCATCTCGCCGCTGTGGTcgctgcttttcttcttcatgctcATCCTGCTCGGACTGGGGACTCAG TTCTGCCTGCTGGAGACTCTGGTGACGGCCATCGTGGACGAGATCGGCACCGACTGGATCATCAGGAACAAAACCGTGGTCACGCTGTCAGTGGCCATAGTCGGTTTCCTGCTGGGGGTGCCACTGACTACGCAG GCAGGAATCTATTGGCTGTTACTGATGGACAACTACGCGGCTAGTTTCTCTCTGGTCATCATCTCCTGCATCATGTGCATCTGCATCATGTATATTtacg GTCACACGAACTACTTCAAAGATGTGGAGATGATGTTGggcttccctcctcctctcttcttcaaAGTGTGCTGGAGATTCATTTCTCCCGTCATTATCTCA TTCATCCTGATCTTCACGGTGATCCAGTATAAGCCCATCACCTACAACGACTACATCTACCCCGGCTGGTCCTTAGCTATTGGCTTTTCCATGGCGCTGTCCTCAGTGATCTGCATACCCATCTACGCCCTCTACAAGATCTCAAGGTCCCCTGGAGCCACCTTCAGAGAG CGGTTGAAGTACGCCTGCCGGTCACATCCCAAGTGGGGCCCCGCCCTGCAGGAGCACCGGACAGGCCGCTACGCCCCCATGGCCTCCGAGGACACGGTGGAGGCCCGGCCcctgaaggagagggaggagctgaaggaggagcagaaagagaaggaggaggagaaggagaaggagagggagaaggagaaggagaggaaggatGAGATCAGCCTCACCATCCAGGGAAGCAATGGCTCcactaacacacacaacaacccCAACCCCAGCGCATAG
- the slc6a9 gene encoding sodium- and chloride-dependent glycine transporter 1 isoform X1, with the protein MSESNTIAASTADQNGAVPGEPVKKDENSRRGNWGNQIEFVLTSVGYAVGLGNVWRFPYLCYRNGGGAFMLPYFIMLVFCGIPLFFLELSFGQFASLGCLGVWKISPMFKGVGYGMMVVSTYIGIYYNVVICIAFYYFFMSMTNLLPWTYCNNPWNTPDCSGVVGTGSQLNGSLTNATSTLVAGVSEVVNRSKRTSPSEEYWKHYVLNISDDIGNFGEVRLPILGCLAISWFVVFLCLIRGVKSSGKVVYFTATFPYVVLTILFIRGITLDGAINGIKYYLTPQWQKVLDAKVWGDAASQIFYSLGCAWGGLITMASYNKFHNNCFRDSIIISITNCATSVYAGFVIFSILGFMAHHLNVPVSEVADHGPGLAFVAYPEALTLLPISPLWSLLFFFMLILLGLGTQFCLLETLVTAIVDEIGTDWIIRNKTVVTLSVAIVGFLLGVPLTTQAGIYWLLLMDNYAASFSLVIISCIMCICIMYIYGHTNYFKDVEMMLGFPPPLFFKVCWRFISPVIISFILIFTVIQYKPITYNDYIYPGWSLAIGFSMALSSVICIPIYALYKISRSPGATFRERLKYACRSHPKWGPALQEHRTGRYAPMASEDTVEARPLKEREELKEEQKEKEEEKEKEREKEKERKDEISLTIQGSNGSTNTHNNPNPSA; encoded by the exons AACGGAGCAGTTCCTGGAGAGCCAGTGAAGAAGGATGAAAACTCCCGAAGAGGGAACTGGGGCAACCAGATCGAGTTTGTCCTCACCAGCGTGGGCTACGCTGTGGGCCTCGGCAACGTCTGGAGGTTTCCTTACCTCTGCTACAGAAATGGAGGAG GCGCCTTCATGCTACCGTACTTCATCATGCTGGTGTTCTGCGGCATCCCGCTCTTCTTCCTCGAGCTTTCCTtcggacagttcgccagtctgggGTGTCTGGGAGTCTGGAAGATCAGCCCCATGTTCaaag GTGTCGGCTACGGCATGATGGTGGTGTCCACCTACATTGGAATCTATTACAACGTGGTCATCTGCATCGCTTTCTACTACTTTTTCATGTCCATGACAAACCTGCTGCCGTGGACGTACTGCAACAACCCCTGGAACACGCCCGACTGCAGCGGGGTGGTGGGCACCGGCTCCCAGCTCAACGGCAGCCTGACCAACgccacctccaccctggtcgCGGGGGTGTCCGAGGTGGTCAACCGCTCCAAGAGGACCAGCCCCAGTGAGGAGTACTGGAA ACATTATGTGTTGAACATCTCCGATGATATTGGAAACTTCGGGGAGGTTCGTCTGCCCATCCTGGGCTGCCTGGCTATATCCTGGTTTGTCGTCTTCCTCTGTCTTATCAGGGGTGTTAAATCATCCGGAAAG GTGGTGTATTTCACAGCCACCTTCCCCTACGTGGTTCTGACCATCCTGTTCATCCGTGGAATCACCCTGGATGGGGCCATTAACGGCATCAAGTACTACTTGACTCCGCAGTGGCAGAAAGTCCTCGATGCAAAG GTTTGGGGAGATGCAGCCTCACAGATCTTCTACTCCCTGGGCTGTGCCTGGGGTGGTCTCATTACCATGGCTTCCTATAATAAGTTTCACAACAACTGTTTCAG AGACAGCATCATCATCAGTATAACCAACTGTGCGACCAGCGTTTATGCCGGCTTCGTCATCTTCTCCATTCTGGGCTTCATGGCACATCACCTGAACGTCCCCGTGTCAGAGGTGGCCGACCACGGCCCGGGACTGGCGTTCGTGGCCTACCCCGAAGCGCTCACACTGCTCCCCATCTCGCCGCTGTGGTcgctgcttttcttcttcatgctcATCCTGCTCGGACTGGGGACTCAG TTCTGCCTGCTGGAGACTCTGGTGACGGCCATCGTGGACGAGATCGGCACCGACTGGATCATCAGGAACAAAACCGTGGTCACGCTGTCAGTGGCCATAGTCGGTTTCCTGCTGGGGGTGCCACTGACTACGCAG GCAGGAATCTATTGGCTGTTACTGATGGACAACTACGCGGCTAGTTTCTCTCTGGTCATCATCTCCTGCATCATGTGCATCTGCATCATGTATATTtacg GTCACACGAACTACTTCAAAGATGTGGAGATGATGTTGggcttccctcctcctctcttcttcaaAGTGTGCTGGAGATTCATTTCTCCCGTCATTATCTCA TTCATCCTGATCTTCACGGTGATCCAGTATAAGCCCATCACCTACAACGACTACATCTACCCCGGCTGGTCCTTAGCTATTGGCTTTTCCATGGCGCTGTCCTCAGTGATCTGCATACCCATCTACGCCCTCTACAAGATCTCAAGGTCCCCTGGAGCCACCTTCAGAGAG CGGTTGAAGTACGCCTGCCGGTCACATCCCAAGTGGGGCCCCGCCCTGCAGGAGCACCGGACAGGCCGCTACGCCCCCATGGCCTCCGAGGACACGGTGGAGGCCCGGCCcctgaaggagagggaggagctgaaggaggagcagaaagagaaggaggaggagaaggagaaggagagggagaaggagaaggagaggaaggatGAGATCAGCCTCACCATCCAGGGAAGCAATGGCTCcactaacacacacaacaacccCAACCCCAGCGCATAG